In Bdellovibrionota bacterium, the following are encoded in one genomic region:
- a CDS encoding 4Fe-4S binding protein has translation MPHPQIRHERCKGCGLCVDACPKHVIQMSRKINQQGYFYADVVNESECTGCKLCAVACPDVGIDVYGRKRGDPK, from the coding sequence ATGCCCCACCCTCAAATTCGCCATGAGAGATGCAAAGGATGCGGTCTTTGCGTGGATGCGTGTCCCAAGCATGTGATTCAAATGTCGAGGAAGATTAATCAACAGGGCTATTTTTACGCCGATGTGGTGAACGAATCGGAGTGCACGGGCTGCAAGTTGTGCGCCGTAGCGTGTCCCGACGTCGGCATCGACGTCTATGGAAGAAAGAGGGGGGATCCGAAATGA